The DNA segment CCGTTTCTGTCTCCGAAAGGTTCACGTGAGCGGCTGATCAGCTACTGTGCATGGGAAACGGAGATACCGGCCTGAACGCAGTGATCGGTGCGGTCGTCACGGTCGTCACGACGTTCATCCCGTTCTCGCCGGTGCTCGGCGGTGCGGTCGCGGGCTACCTGCAGCAGGAAGACTCCTCGACGGCACTCAAAGTCGGTGCGCTCTCCGGAGCGATAGCCGCGATACCGCTCCTGTTCGTCATCGCACTGCTCGGTAGTGTGTTGCCGTTCCTCCCGGCGCTTTTCGACGGTCCGGGTGCGTTCGCGGGGATATTCGTCGTGTTTGCGATCTTCGCTATCCTGGCGTCGGTCGTCTACACCGTCGGTCTGAGCGCCATCGGCGGGTACCTCGGGTGGTACCTCGAAAGCGAGACGGATCTGTAGGCGGCTGCTACTCGCTCGAAGCGGCTGTACCGACGTCGCCGTCACTGCTGTCGGCGTCCGCGGGAACGTCGAGCTTCTCGGATGGCCCGACCAGTCGCGTCCAGACGACCAGCAGGCTCGGGAGCACGAGCACGCTCGCGAGGAACGCGTAGATGATCGTGAGGCCGGTGATGATCCCGAACTGCTGCAGCGACGGCAGGAGTGCGATCGAGAGAGTCCCGAACCCGCCGACGGTCGTCGCCGCACTCCCGAGCAGCGCGCCGCCAGTGCCGGTGACGCTGCGTTCGAGGGCGGCCCAGGCGGAGTCGTGGCGCTCCAGTTCCTGGTTGTATCGCTCGGAGATGTGAATGCTGTAGGCGACGCCGAGCCCGACCGTGAGACTGGTGATCATCCC comes from the Halapricum desulfuricans genome and includes:
- a CDS encoding DUF5518 domain-containing protein, which encodes MGNGDTGLNAVIGAVVTVVTTFIPFSPVLGGAVAGYLQQEDSSTALKVGALSGAIAAIPLLFVIALLGSVLPFLPALFDGPGAFAGIFVVFAIFAILASVVYTVGLSAIGGYLGWYLESETDL